One genomic window of Ziziphus jujuba cultivar Dongzao chromosome 4, ASM3175591v1 includes the following:
- the LOC125421720 gene encoding uncharacterized protein LOC125421720, translating to MAGRAMFEIPVTTRRRSDNEIVGLRIGRGGAPAAVSLTGMVFGFLDDADVLPENTSSSSDGCDDVDEEEEEDSSNVEENKVFWEEQEQLLQATLCRSSSIESKIRQATKEALRETNSPCSCRRPVVSGCRNCLQREICNRLLNLGYNSAICRSKWQSSSSLPSGQHSYLEVVEKSSSNKKEVRVVIELNFRAEFEMARASDEYNRLISRLPEVFVGKAERLRTLIKILCAAAKTCMKEKKMHLGPWRKHKYMQAKWLGSCERSAPAPLPVRDSHRPIKPRASMLTFDLLETLPGLHCTAVEVV from the exons ATGGCCGGAAGAGCAATGTTCGAAATACCGGTGACCACTCGCCGGAGATCCGACAACGAGATCGTCGGATTACGTATCGGAAGAGGAGGAGCCCCCGCGGCGGTGAGTCTCACCGGTATGGTTTTCGGATTCTTAGACGACGCCGATGTTTTGCCGGAAAATACATCAAGCTCTTCGGACGGCTGTGACGATGTAGacgaagaggaggaggaagattCTAGCAACGTTGAAGAAAACAAGGTGTTTTGGGAAGAACAAGAACAACTGCTCCag gcaaCGTTATGCAGAAGCAGTTCGATCGAATCGAAGATTCGTCAAGCAACGAAAGAGGCTTTAAGGGAGACGAACTCGCCGTGCAGTTGCCGGAGACCGGTGGTTTCCGGTTGCCGGAATTGCTTGCAGAGAGAAATCTGCAACCGGCTGCTGAATTTAGGCTACAATTCCGCCATTTGCAGATCAAAGTGGCAGAGCTCATCCAGTTTGCCTTCAG GACAACATAGCTATCTGGAAGTGGTAGAGAAATCGAGtagtaataaaaaagaagtGAGGGTTGTGATCGAGCTGAATTTCCGAGCCGAATTCGAGATGGCTCGAGCCAGCGACGAATACAATCGGCTAATTAGCCGATTACCGGAAGTGTTCGTCGGCAAAGCAGAGAGATTGAGAACTCTGATAAAGATTCTTTGTGCAGCTGCGAAAACTTGCATGAAGGAGAAGAAAATGCATTTGGGACCATGGAGAAAGCATAAATACATGCAAGCCAAATGGCTTGGAAGCTGCGAGCGATCGGCTCCTGCTCCGTTGCCTGTCAGGGATAGCCACCGTCCCATTAAGCCTAGAGCTTCCATGTTGACTTTTGACTTGTTGGAGACTTTGCCCGGTTTGCATTGCACCGCTGTGGAAGTTGTGTGa